The Marinitoga sp. 38H-ov genomic interval TTATTTCTTCTATTTCTCCAAAAGTCCATTGTAATAAATCTATACCATGAGTACATTGATTCATCAATGTTCCACCATCTAGATTCCAAGTTCCTCTCCAAGGCGCTTGCTCATAGTATGACTTATTTCTATTCCATCTTATAGAAATCTGACCATGCAACAAATTACCAAATTCTTTATTTTCTAATTTCTTTCTCATTTCTTGAATAGGTGGATTAAATCTATTTTGAAAACATACCCCTAATTTTAAATTCTTTTCTTTTGACAATTGAATCATATGATTCATATCTTTAGTTGACAATGCCATTGGTTTTTCAACTAAAACGTGTTTATTACTATTCATAGCATCTACTGATATTTGATAATGATATCCACTTTCTGTTGCTATTGATACCATATCAATATCTTCTCTTTTCAATACTTCATTATAATCTGTATATATTTCAGGTCTTTTTAATCCTGCATTTTCAATAATATTAGCTATATTTTCAGCTTTTTCTTTTACAGGATCAACAACTGCAACAAGATCAAATATCTCTTTATTTTTTATTATAGCTTCTGTATGTTTTTTTGTCGCAATTCTACCACATCCAATTAAAGCTAATCTAATCATCAGCACATCTCCTTTATAATAATATAACTTTCTCTTTATATTTTTCTATATTCTTAGTTTTATTCTTTGTATCAAATAAAAATGGAGCATGTTCTAACACAAATTCATAATCCACTTTTGAATGAGCTGTTGTTAAAACTACAGCATCAACACTTTCCAATAATTCTTTTGTTAATTCAACGCTCTTATATTCCTTTCCGTCATGTGAAAATTCTGAAATATATGGATCATGAATAATAATATTTGCTTGTTTCTTTTCTAAATGTTCAATAACCTTTAATGCAGGTGACTCTCTTAAATCATCAATATCATTTTTATATGCAACACCAAGTAATAATACTCTTGCTCCATTTAAACATTTCTTCCTATCATTAAGAATATCCTGAAGTCTTGAAACAACATATTCTGGCATTGCATCATTTATTTCGCCGGCCATTTCAATTAATCTAGTATGATAATCAACTGCTCTAGCCTTATATGTTAAATAAAATGGATCTATTGGAATACAATGTCCTCCTACACCTGGTCCTGGATAAAATGGCATAAATCCAAATGGTTTAGTTGCAGCAGCATCTATAACTTCCCATATATTAATTCCTAACTTTTTAGCAACTACCGCCATTTCGTTTATTAATGCAATATTTACTATTCTAAATGTATTTTCCAATATTTTAGCCATTTCTGCTTCTTTTGGCGAAGACACTTCAAAAACTTCAGCCTCTAAAACATTTTCATATAATGTTTTAGCATGTTTTGTACATTCTTTGGTTACTCCTCCTACAACCTTTGGAGTATTTTTTGTTTTAAATCTCAAATTACCAGGATCTACTCTTTCTGGCGAAAATGCCAAATAAAAATCTTTTCCTACTTTTAATCCCGTTTCTTCTAATATAGGCAACATTACTTCTTCTGTAGTTCCAGGATATGTTGTACTTTCTAATGTTATTAACATATCCTTATGTAATCTTTTTGCCACTTCTTTAGTAGAAGCTACAACATATTGTAAATCAGGTTGTTTAAATTTGTCTAAAGGTGTTGGAACACATATCATTACGGCATCACAATTTGCTAATTCATCAAAATTTGTTGTCGCCACAATTTTGCCTTCTTTTACTAATTCAGATAATTCTTCATTTACTACATCACCTATATAATTAATCCCCTTGTTAACCATTTCTACCTTCTTTTCTTGAACATCAAATCCTATAACATTATATCCAGCTTTAGCCTTTTCAACTGCTAAAGGTAATCCTACATATCCTAAACCTATAACTCCTATTTTTGCTGTTTTGTTTTGAATTTTTTCCATTAATGTCATACTCATCCCTCCGATATTTTAAATATATTTTATTTTTCATTCACTGAGTGAATTATATCATAATTATTTTTCTCTGTCAACAAAAAAAGTGCCTTTCGGCACTTAAATCATTTTTATAATTTATTCAATCTCTAAATAATATCAATATTCAAAAGCACTATTTCCTATAAATTCTCTTAAAACAGAAATTCTAGGAACTTCATGTATAGCAGGCAGCGGCAAGAAATAATCCAAAAATCTTAATAATCTTTTAGCTTCCGTATATTCAGGTAAAGTATTATCTATTTCTAATAATAACGGCTCTGCAAATAATTTTAATATAGGTAATTCATATATTAAATAAGAATTAAACATTATATCTGCTTCTTCTTGATATGGGAATATATTCTCTTCTTCACCTTTTCTAACTTCTGGCCACAATTGTAATGTCCTTAATGCTGTTGCGCCTCTAAAATTATAATCTCTAACTATTCTTCTAATAAGTCTTGTATCTGTAGTAGGAATTCTATTCATTTCATCTAAATTCATTTGAATTAATGCACTCACATACACTTTAAACTTTTGATCTCTTGGAATACTTTCTGTAAGTTTTTCATTTAAACCATGAATTCCTTCAATAATTATAGGTTGTTTTTTACCAACTTTAACCTTCTTTCCTGTCCATTCTCTTTTACCAGAAATAAAATTATAACGTGGTAATTCTACTTCTTTTCCTTCAATTAAATCCTTTAAGTTTTGATTTAATAAATCAAGATCTAAAGCTCTTAATGATTCTAGATCTTTTTTTCCATCCGGTGTTAATGGTATTTTTTCAAAATCAATATAATAATCATCAAGAGATATTTGTAATGGCTCTTTTCCGTGAACTTTTAGTTCAAGAGAAATTCTCTTTGCACTTGTTGTTTTTCCTGAAGATGATGGCCCAGCTAAACAAATTAATCTTACATTTTTCCTTTTTATTATTTCATCTGCAATATTAGCATATTTTTTTTCATGCAAAGCTTCAGAAATTCTTATTAATTCTCCGCTGGATTTTACTCCTTTTGCAATTAATGCATTTAATTCTCCAACATTTTTTATATTTAAAATGTCCAACCAATTTTTATATTCTATAAATGTTGCTGAAAGCTTTGGTAATGGATTAAACTCTGGAATATTATCAGGACTTTGTTCAGTAGGATGCAATAATACATATCCTTTATCATGTTTTATAATATCAAATTTATCTATATAACCAGTTGATGGTGGCATATATTCATAAAAATAATTTATGTACTTATCACATTTGTATACTTTAACAGTAGTCTTTTTTCTATATTTAAATAATAGTGCTTTATCATTTTCCCCTATACTTTCAAAATATTTTATAGCATCAAATTTACTTATTGTTATTTTTTCAAAAAGAAGGTTTTCGTCTATTATTTTTTTCATTTCTTCTTTTAATTTCTCAATATTTTTTTCATTATTTCTCATACCTTTTATTTCAAAATATAATCCTGGACCAATTGAATGATGAACAACTAAATCTATATTCTTATACATTCTCCTTAAAGCAATATACATTATGAAAAGCAAAGCTCGTCTATATATCCTCATTCCCTCACCAGATGTAATATCAACCGCTTTAGCATAACCATTATCTTGTACTTTTTTCCATAATTCCTTAATCTCATTATTAAAATTAATCGCGAGTATCTTGTATTTGTTGTGTTTCTGTAATTCATCCGCTATTTTAAAAAACTGTTCTCCCTTGCTTACCTTAATTTCCGAAAAATCAGTTTTTATAAGATATCCCATATAATCACCCCTTATATAAAATTAAAATGTATAAATATATTGATGATATTATAAGTCCTATAATTGCTATTAACATACCTTTTTTCATAAAAGTTAAAAAATCTACTTTTCTATTAAAATTATTCTCTATCATTCCTACAATAACCATATTAGAAGCTGCCCCGCTAATTGTTCCATTACCGCCAAAACTTGCACCTAATGCTAATGCCCACCATAATAATTCACTATTAGGAAAAGATCCTATTAATCTTTCAACTATTGGAATAAATATTGTAGCTACTGGAACTGCTCCCATAATGGAGGATAATAATCCGGATACCCATAAAACTATTAATAGTAGAATATATGAGTGAGAAGTAAAATTATATATCAAATTTGTTACATCTTCTATAACATGAACATCTTCTAGTGCTTTTACCAATGCAAAAAGTCCAACAAAGAAAAATAACGTATCCCATTCTATATCATGAGATATCTCATCAAAATCTTTTTTTGATATCAATAACATTATAGCTCCACCTGTTAATGCAATTAATGCCGCTTCATAATCTAAATATTCATGAATAAAAAAGCCAATTATTACTAAAACAAAAATAATCAAACCTTTTTTTAACAAATTATAATCTATAATAGCTTTTGCTGGATCTGCTTGCAATAATGATTCTAATTTCTCTTTTTTCACATTTTTTAATTCTCTATGCTTATATATAAAATAATAGATAGTCAAAATAAGTGCTATAATAGATGGAATTGACATAATTGTCAAAAATCTCAAAAAACTTACTCCTGAAGCACTACCTATTAAAATATTAGGAGGATCCCCTATCATAGTTGCAGTACCTCCAATATTTGCAGCAAAAATCATTGGGAATAAAAAAATTTCTGGCTTTATCTCTATCTCTTGACAAATATATATAATTACCGGTGAAAACAGAATTAAAGTAGTTACATTATCTAAAACACTTGATAAGAAAGCAACAACTAACATAGTAAATATAAATATAGATACTACATTACCTTTTGATTTTTTTACAATGTATATAGCAATACCTTGAAAAAGACCTGTAGTTTTTAATATTCCCACTATAACCATCATTCCAAACAAAATTCCAAGTGTATTAAAATCTATATATTCGCTAACATTAGCCACCTTTAAATTTTCAGAAACTTTTAATAACGATACTAATAATCCCATACTAAAAGCTATAACGGCTTTGTTACCCTTTCCAAAAATTATTAAATAATACGTCAAAAAGAAAATTAACAATGTCAAAATCTTCAACATCATATCCCCCCTGATAAATTAAATAATAGTAATAATAAATTATATAATAATTATACTCTAAATATAATAATTATACTCTAATAAAAAAACCTCCCAGTCGGGAGGTTGTATACTTAATATAATATTATTTTAATATAACATTATTTCTTCCCATTCTTCTAACCATTTTTCCATATTCTTATCAATTTCTTCAGGACTTACTGTAACTACTTTTTCAGGTATAATTGCATAGTTAAAAGCTTCTGGTAACTCTGTGTTAATTACAGGGAACATCCATTGATTTAAAGGAATTTCCTTTTGAAATTCATCAAATAATAAGAATTCTATAAACCTTTTTGCTAATTCTACATTTTTACTTCCTTTAACTATTCCAGCTCCTTCGATTTGAACATATGCCCCTTCTTCTGGAACAAAAGCCTTATACTTTGTAGAATTATAATAATAGTATGAATATGCTCCATCTGTTGCATAGCTAACCATCATAGGAGCTTCACCTGATTCAAATTTTGCAAAAGCTTCACTCCAACCAGGAGTTACAGTTAAAATTGCTGGCTTTAACCTTTTCCAAAAATCTTTCCATTGATCCTTATACACGCCTATTGTCCACAATAAAAATGCTTGTCCTGTAGAAGATGTTCTTGGATCTTGAATAATAAGTTTCTTATTCATCTTTGTTAAATCCTCAAAACTTTTTGGAACAACATCTAATTTCTCAGGATCATATACTATTGCTATTGCTCCATAATCATATGGTATCAAATGATATGTTTTATCATAGATTAG includes:
- a CDS encoding thiamine ABC transporter substrate-binding protein; its protein translation is MRKALLLIITVILISFVFAESLTVYVYDSLDWIKKGTIQKFEKMYGVEVNVMVLGDGGNVLSRLKMEKKNPNADVVIGLDQSLSVLAINEDLIMPYKPLNINKIKNSDLIYDKTYHLIPYDYGAIAIVYDPEKLDVVPKSFEDLTKMNKKLIIQDPRTSSTGQAFLLWTIGVYKDQWKDFWKRLKPAILTVTPGWSEAFAKFESGEAPMMVSYATDGAYSYYYYNSTKYKAFVPEEGAYVQIEGAGIVKGSKNVELAKRFIEFLLFDEFQKEIPLNQWMFPVINTELPEAFNYAIIPEKVVTVSPEEIDKNMEKWLEEWEEIMLY
- a CDS encoding nucleoside kinase encodes the protein MGYLIKTDFSEIKVSKGEQFFKIADELQKHNKYKILAINFNNEIKELWKKVQDNGYAKAVDITSGEGMRIYRRALLFIMYIALRRMYKNIDLVVHHSIGPGLYFEIKGMRNNEKNIEKLKEEMKKIIDENLLFEKITISKFDAIKYFESIGENDKALLFKYRKKTTVKVYKCDKYINYFYEYMPPSTGYIDKFDIIKHDKGYVLLHPTEQSPDNIPEFNPLPKLSATFIEYKNWLDILNIKNVGELNALIAKGVKSSGELIRISEALHEKKYANIADEIIKRKNVRLICLAGPSSSGKTTSAKRISLELKVHGKEPLQISLDDYYIDFEKIPLTPDGKKDLESLRALDLDLLNQNLKDLIEGKEVELPRYNFISGKREWTGKKVKVGKKQPIIIEGIHGLNEKLTESIPRDQKFKVYVSALIQMNLDEMNRIPTTDTRLIRRIVRDYNFRGATALRTLQLWPEVRKGEEENIFPYQEEADIMFNSYLIYELPILKLFAEPLLLEIDNTLPEYTEAKRLLRFLDYFLPLPAIHEVPRISVLREFIGNSAFEY
- a CDS encoding ArsB/NhaD family transporter yields the protein MLKILTLLIFFLTYYLIIFGKGNKAVIAFSMGLLVSLLKVSENLKVANVSEYIDFNTLGILFGMMVIVGILKTTGLFQGIAIYIVKKSKGNVVSIFIFTMLVVAFLSSVLDNVTTLILFSPVIIYICQEIEIKPEIFLFPMIFAANIGGTATMIGDPPNILIGSASGVSFLRFLTIMSIPSIIALILTIYYFIYKHRELKNVKKEKLESLLQADPAKAIIDYNLLKKGLIIFVLVIIGFFIHEYLDYEAALIALTGGAIMLLISKKDFDEISHDIEWDTLFFFVGLFALVKALEDVHVIEDVTNLIYNFTSHSYILLLIVLWVSGLLSSIMGAVPVATIFIPIVERLIGSFPNSELLWWALALGASFGGNGTISGAASNMVIVGMIENNFNRKVDFLTFMKKGMLIAIIGLIISSIYLYILILYKG
- a CDS encoding nucleotide sugar dehydrogenase, whose protein sequence is MTLMEKIQNKTAKIGVIGLGYVGLPLAVEKAKAGYNVIGFDVQEKKVEMVNKGINYIGDVVNEELSELVKEGKIVATTNFDELANCDAVMICVPTPLDKFKQPDLQYVVASTKEVAKRLHKDMLITLESTTYPGTTEEVMLPILEETGLKVGKDFYLAFSPERVDPGNLRFKTKNTPKVVGGVTKECTKHAKTLYENVLEAEVFEVSSPKEAEMAKILENTFRIVNIALINEMAVVAKKLGINIWEVIDAAATKPFGFMPFYPGPGVGGHCIPIDPFYLTYKARAVDYHTRLIEMAGEINDAMPEYVVSRLQDILNDRKKCLNGARVLLLGVAYKNDIDDLRESPALKVIEHLEKKQANIIIHDPYISEFSHDGKEYKSVELTKELLESVDAVVLTTAHSKVDYEFVLEHAPFLFDTKNKTKNIEKYKEKVILL
- a CDS encoding Gfo/Idh/MocA family oxidoreductase, with the translated sequence MIRLALIGCGRIATKKHTEAIIKNKEIFDLVAVVDPVKEKAENIANIIENAGLKRPEIYTDYNEVLKREDIDMVSIATESGYHYQISVDAMNSNKHVLVEKPMALSTKDMNHMIQLSKEKNLKLGVCFQNRFNPPIQEMRKKLENKEFGNLLHGQISIRWNRNKSYYEQAPWRGTWNLDGGTLMNQCTHGIDLLQWTFGEIEEITGRIENFNHPYIEAEDFGSAIIKFKNGAVGIIEGTANVYPKNLEETLSVFGEKGTVVIGGLAVNKIETWRFENEDSHPFQNLPDPDTVYGAGHVPLYRDFYESIVNDRNPYVSGEDGKRAVEIVLAIYKSAKEGKPVKIPFEFSTEEMKGFFKKVEK